One window of the Pleurodeles waltl isolate 20211129_DDA unplaced genomic scaffold, aPleWal1.hap1.20221129 scaffold_126, whole genome shotgun sequence genome contains the following:
- the LOC138273935 gene encoding olfactory receptor 6Y1-like: MLCTEFILLTIMAYDRYVAICNPLRYAVIINRTLCIKLSIGIWVFGFLEPIPYTVLFAELSYCKTNHINHFYCDITALLDLSCTSTHNIENVTYFLGAVLVMTTLFLILISYINIISAILRIQTKEGRHKTFSTCASHLTMVILFYAAILIMYMRPATTYSMNQNKIFSLLYTALTPLLNPFIYSLKNRDFKNALTKRRCRRMN; this comes from the coding sequence ATGCTGTGTACTGAATTCATTCTCCTTACAATCATGGCTTATGATCGCTATGTCGCCATCTGCAATCCTTTGCGTTACGCTGTAATTATCAACAGGACTCTATGCATTAAACTGTCAATAGGGATCTGGGTCTTTGGTTTCTTAGAGCCGATACCCTACACTGTGCTATTTGCTGAGCTCTCCTACTGCAAGACCAATCACATCAACCACTTCTACTGTGACATCACGGCCCTCCTCGACCTGTCTTGCACCAGCACTCATAACATTGAAAACGTGACTTACTTTCTCGGTGCTGTTCTGGTGATGACCACACTTTTCCTGATCCTCATTTCCTACATTAACATCATATCTGCAATCTTGAGAATCCAAACCAAAGAAGGACGACACAAGACTTTCTCTACATGTGCTTCACACCTAACTATGGTCATTTTATTCTACGCGGCCATCTTGATTATGTATATGAGGCCGGCGACAACATATTCAATGAACCAGAACAAAATATTCTCGTTGTTGTACACTGCGCTCACCCCTCTGTTAAACCCCTTCATCTATagtctgaaaaacagggatttcaaGAATGCATTGACAAAGAGAAGGTGTAGAAGGATGAACTGA